A stretch of Lactuca sativa cultivar Salinas chromosome 6, Lsat_Salinas_v11, whole genome shotgun sequence DNA encodes these proteins:
- the LOC111914142 gene encoding GATA transcription factor 16, whose product MVDLSDKGSDCEDMMNSKNSPDRCGSSSSDGGSHLIKTCADCGTTKTPLWRGGPAGPKSLCNACGIRSRKKRRALLGLKDEKKQKKNTTNGTCAGAGATSTSGGDSQTSGLTSNKRSQMGDFCLKRKLMALGTEVVLQRPRSAITKQRRKIGEVEQAALLLMALSCGSVYA is encoded by the exons ATGGTGGATCTCAGTGATAAG GGATCAGACTGTGAAGATATGATGAACAGCAAGAACAGTCCTGATAGATGTGGATCATCTTCATCCGACGGTGGTAGCCATTTGATCAAAACTTGTGCTGATTGTGGGACCACTAAAACCCCTCTCTGGAGAGGGGGTCCTGCTGGACCTAAG TCTTTATGCAATGCTTGTGGAATCAGAAGCAGAAAGAAGAGGAGAGCACTTTTGGGGCTAAAAGATGAGAAAAAGCAAAAGAAAAACACCACCAACGGAACCTGCGCCGGCGCCGGAGCCACCTCTACATCCGGCGGAGATAGTCAAACAAGCGGATTGACCAGCAATAAGAGAAGTCAAATGGGTGATTTTTGTTTGAAAAGAAAGTTAATGGCTCTAGGAACTGAAGTTGTGTTGCAGAGACCAAGATCCGCCATTACTAAACAAAGAAGGAAGATAGGTGAAGTAGAACAAGCTGCGCTTTTATTGATGGCTTTATCTTGTGGATCGGTTTATGCTTGA